The region GACCCAAACAGTGGACAGTATGAAAGATGTTTTTATAGCCTGCTTGATgtgttggactttttttttttttaagatgttattccaataaaaaaaaaaatgttggcagagGGTGGCAGATTTCTTATATCATTAGCACAgggcaacaccattgccacttTGATATGTTCCCTTCAGTGGCAGATTTGGCTGGTGATTAGAGTGCTTGAGTGTAACTCATTGTCCACAGTTTAGTGTGCGTGTGTGCTCGCGCGCATGTGTGTTGAAAATATGGTCCTAGTCACAAAGAATTGGAAAGAAATGTTTTGATTGGGTGTATACATTgaagccgatgcaataaatatgcacagaaagcgggcgctgatcagtcagcgcctgctttcttaatgcgtgccatgcaatatttaaattagggggaggagTCACATtagtaaggaggcactagggttgcttgcgcacccctagcgcctccttgctaatgcaaacCCAATCAGCGTCGGCGgtctgctggttaggaaaactgacactgagtttatcggcgtcggtttcttaaacgccgcacagccagggggttcaggcaACAGATGCTTGTCATTTAAAGCTCTGTTTCCTGCGCCTGACAGCCAGTGTTTTGTTGTTTggagtttttttctatttttctaacttttatttaattttgtttttctgagcACCAAATATGCAtcctagatgcactttttttttgcatctggagtgcaaAAAATGCTAATAGCCACAATCGCATGTGATTAGCAATATTTGACTCACTCCATTGGATGTGcgttgaataggtgctaatccccttattgcaaatTGTTctgagctgagcgcactgtattgcattggccccattgtgTGTATGATAAGGCATCTTTGTGCTCTAGTGTCTTACTGGTGTTTACGGAGGAGCACCATATTAATCTCTCTTCTGTGGCATGGGCAGAGCAGTGCCAGCAATTTAATTAATCTTCCACctctgattattatttttttttttttatcatagcaTAAGCCTTTGTTGCTCTAGGCTTACAGGGAAAATAAATTCCCTTTTTATTTCTCTCTAGAGTCAGATACTTAATGTGAATGAGATTTGACCTATCCTATTGCTGTGACCTTCGGGATTATGTTCAGGATTTATAATCAAAACTGATTCTTTGGGTGGAGAGCCTGAATGGTCTCTCGTCACCTTTTAAGAACAATTATAAATCACTTTCCAGTTAATATTTTTAAACTCATAAAACAatgtacaattaaaataaaaaatacaatccataaaacacaaaagaaaaacaaaaatcacaaacaTGCACAAGTTATTTCCTTGATTTTCATCTGGAAAAGATTACAGCTGAGGATGAAAAATATGAATTTCTGAGTGTATCATCCCTAGTAAAGAACATAACCATGGATGTAAGAAAAGCCAATTAAAATAAGTCTGATTAATAAACTCAGGGGTTTGTTAAAATGTGTTTCCTGGTCGGTGGAAGATCTATTATGATAAACCGTTGCTAATGTCATGCTCTTTCAGGATAGTTGGATGTACAATTGTCCACAACAACATTAAGAGCACTATTCATATTcctaaagtgcattaactataggttcaaaatatttttctctctttgaaATTTAAGGATTTTCTTTGGCAAAAACAAAGTAATGATGGTGGCACTAGGGAGAAGTCCTGCTGATGAATACAAAGATAATTTGCACAAGGTGAGTCCTATTTGTCTCTTTTCTTCTCCTGGTCATCGACCATTCTAATTCAGTTATTGCATATTGGGCAGGTCCTGTGTCTGGAGGGGACAGTCAGATACCACCTTTCACCCATTAGGTTAGGTTCCTGTGCTTTATGCTTTGGTACACTTGTGCTTATATAACATGCGTTTTACAATTAAAATCTGTGGGCTAGCCTGGTTATTCAGTAGCATTGCCATGCAGATAGACCTGGTTTGATTCCCGGGGCAGTTCTTCCACCACCCAGATCAGCCAGGTTTGGGGATGCGGTCATTGcccgagggagggagggaggcccaTTTGTTATGCAACAGTGACAACTAGTGGCCAAATTTAGGGCTCATGATCACAGGGTTCCAGACGGCACCCTGGTGCTTGGCCCTGCGCTGAGGAGTGTTGCTCCAATGCCTGGCTAAGTATGTGGAGAGGAgacataaaataggagaaaaccctCAGGCAGTTGCAAATGAATGGGCATGGTCATATAGCCCAACAGAGGCCAGTTCTGAGTGGGCTAAAAGCCCAAAGGATCAGGAAGacagtctggggggggggttgtcccaACAAATAAAACACTCACTATTACACATTTTGTAACCAAGGTACTACAGTCTCTGGCTTTATAATCTAGGAGTTGTGGATTCCTAACCGTTTAAGAGCTAAACACTAGATCTTGCCTCCCTAAAAGGTGTGACTGCTGTATCTTGTATTAAAACATTTTCATTCTTTACCAATTCACTTGTGAGACATTAGCACCCCACCTCCATCCTCTAGTAAAAGTACAAGAATGTGACTTCATATCCTAATAAATCCCTTCTTTTACTCCTCCTAGCTGAGCAAGTGTTTGAGAGGGGAAGTTGGTTTGCTTTTCACCAATCGTACAAAGGAAGAAGTGAACGAGTAAGTTATCAAACCTGCTTCTAGTGAAGGCATGCGACATGGACTGAATGAGAGAGCCTCATCTTCCTTTCCTCTGCATGCCTTTCTGATGACTGATTCAACCGATTCCAAACAAAACAGGTCATCACTGCAGGCTCATCCTGTTTTCTTTTTGCCTCTCACAGCTGGTTTGCTCAGTTTAAAGAAACAGACTATGCACGGGCGGGAAACAGAGCCACATTCACAGTGAGTCTGGATGCAGGGCCTTTAGAGCAGTTCCCGCACTCCATGGAGCCTCAGTTACGGCAACTGGGACTGCCGACCTCGCTGAAAAAAGGTGAGGGAAGCGTGCAGGGGAGACTTGACTGTCGTGCAAGGACTGGGAAAATATTAAGGCTAGCAAAGTTTGTCATCCCTTTTAAGCTGTATTATGAACTTTAACTGTGCTGGCACAGGCAAGAACACTTTAGCTCTGCCTTTGCAGGAAGGAAAATCTGGTATAGCTTGATAGGCTCAATCGTTGTATAATCTACATTTTTGCCAGTTTTCCTGCTTATGATCTTACTTGGGAAAGGTCCTGGTTCAAGCCCTTGATCCAGCAATGAGGTTGTATGCAGAAACTAACTGGAGTAGTTCTGTACATGAATCCTGAACATTTGCACAAGACGCAGTGAACCGTTTTAAGCATACGCAAATTAATTAAACATACATGTAGTCCCCGTGCAGGGGAAATCCAGATTCCTAAAAAGGGTAAAACTTACCTTTTGGTGCAACACGGTTTATCAAGCAgggtcagtgaaactttctccatctgctggcagagatgcataaacccaggagcctggactgatgcaggtatgtacagggaatattAATTGGCCTATTTCCCAAGATACAGTGTCCTACCTCTGGTTTTCTTCTCTTTCCAGGAATAGTAACACTACTTTCAGATTATGAAGTGTGTAAAGAGGGGAGTGTACTGACCCCTGAACAAGCACGC is a window of Rhinatrema bivittatum chromosome 15, aRhiBiv1.1, whole genome shotgun sequence DNA encoding:
- the MRTO4 gene encoding mRNA turnover protein 4 homolog translates to MPKSKRDKKVSLTKTTKKGLQVKQNLIEELRKCVDTYKYLFVLSIGNMRNNKLKEVRNAWKHSRIFFGKNKVMMVALGRSPADEYKDNLHKLSKCLRGEVGLLFTNRTKEEVNDWFAQFKETDYARAGNRATFTVSLDAGPLEQFPHSMEPQLRQLGLPTSLKKGIVTLLSDYEVCKEGSVLTPEQARILKLFGFQMAEFTVTIKSVWISETAEFKQLLEDVDEKTEDQDEEEEEEDD